Proteins encoded within one genomic window of Amorphoplanes friuliensis DSM 7358:
- a CDS encoding class I SAM-dependent methyltransferase, with protein MDTYSKIARAYDEQVRGELAHKPLDRALLTAFLELAGHGTVADVGCGPGHVTRFLADRHPGVIGVDLSPGMIAIARERVPDSTFSVGSMLSLPAADSSWAGAVALYSIIHLTPAERAVAFGEFARVLKPGGPLLLSFHVDSAEVAAGESTHLTEWFGSEVDVDVHFLDPVVITRELTAAGLAVQATLIRKPIAGAEFPSRRAYLTACREPASEF; from the coding sequence ATGGACACCTACTCCAAGATCGCGCGGGCGTACGACGAGCAGGTGCGCGGCGAGCTGGCGCACAAGCCGCTCGATCGGGCCCTGCTGACAGCGTTCCTCGAGCTGGCCGGACACGGCACGGTGGCGGATGTCGGTTGCGGCCCCGGGCACGTCACGCGCTTCCTGGCCGACCGGCACCCCGGCGTCATCGGCGTCGACCTGTCACCGGGAATGATCGCGATCGCCCGGGAGCGGGTGCCGGACTCGACCTTCAGCGTCGGCTCCATGCTGTCGCTGCCCGCCGCCGACAGCTCGTGGGCCGGCGCCGTGGCGCTCTACTCGATCATCCACCTGACGCCGGCCGAACGGGCCGTCGCGTTCGGGGAGTTCGCCCGGGTGCTCAAGCCGGGCGGGCCGCTGCTGCTCTCGTTCCACGTCGACAGCGCCGAGGTGGCGGCGGGGGAGAGCACCCACCTGACCGAATGGTTCGGATCCGAGGTCGACGTGGACGTCCACTTCCTCGACCCCGTGGTGATCACCCGCGAACTCACCGCCGCCGGCCTCGCGGTGCAAGCAACCCTGATCCGAAAGCCGATCGCCGGCGCCGAGTTCCCCAGCCGCCGCGCCTACCTGACCGCGTGCCGTGAACCCGCCTCCGAGTTCTGA
- a CDS encoding EstA family serine hydrolase, whose product MTEPFARVREVFDRNLADGTDLGAAFCVTVDDEVVIDLHGGFADEARTRPWVADTIVGVYSTTKTMAALTALLVADRGELDFAAPVARYWPEFAAAGKAEVTVAQVMSHSSGLCGWREPVTSDDLYDWEKVTALLAAQEPYWKPGTASGYHVVTQGYLIGEVLRRITGRTLGTLFREEIAGPLGADFHIGLPASEGSRVADLIPPADGPPPGTAELWKVVADNPDLDPLLTRTREWQAAEIPAGNGIGNARAVAGIHAILANGGVSQGHRFLSEEGCRRALEEQVSGVDLVLGTTMRWGLGFALGAGLMPNDNTIFWGGYGGSLAIVDLDARTSIAYTPNRMIGGTTGDFRALELAMEFWS is encoded by the coding sequence ATGACGGAGCCTTTCGCGCGGGTACGGGAAGTGTTCGACCGGAATCTCGCCGACGGCACCGATCTGGGCGCGGCGTTCTGCGTCACCGTCGACGACGAGGTGGTGATCGACCTCCACGGGGGCTTCGCGGACGAGGCCCGGACCCGGCCGTGGGTGGCGGACACGATCGTCGGTGTCTACTCGACGACCAAGACGATGGCGGCGCTGACCGCGCTGCTGGTCGCCGATCGTGGGGAGCTGGACTTCGCCGCGCCGGTCGCCCGGTACTGGCCGGAGTTCGCCGCGGCCGGCAAGGCGGAGGTGACGGTCGCTCAGGTGATGAGTCACTCGTCCGGGCTGTGCGGGTGGCGTGAGCCCGTGACCAGCGACGACCTGTACGACTGGGAGAAAGTGACGGCGCTGCTGGCCGCGCAGGAGCCGTACTGGAAGCCGGGCACCGCGTCGGGATATCACGTGGTGACCCAGGGCTATCTCATCGGTGAGGTGCTCCGGCGGATCACCGGGCGGACGCTGGGCACTCTGTTCCGCGAGGAGATCGCCGGGCCGCTGGGTGCGGACTTCCACATCGGGCTGCCGGCGTCCGAGGGGTCGCGGGTCGCCGATCTGATCCCGCCTGCCGACGGGCCGCCGCCGGGCACCGCGGAGCTCTGGAAAGTGGTCGCGGACAATCCCGATCTCGACCCTTTACTGACGCGTACGCGGGAATGGCAGGCCGCGGAGATCCCTGCGGGTAACGGCATCGGCAATGCCCGGGCGGTGGCCGGCATCCACGCGATCCTGGCGAACGGCGGTGTGTCGCAGGGCCACCGGTTCCTGTCCGAGGAGGGTTGCCGCCGGGCACTGGAGGAGCAGGTCTCCGGTGTTGATCTGGTGCTGGGCACGACAATGCGCTGGGGTCTCGGTTTTGCCCTCGGCGCGGGCCTCATGCCCAACGACAACACGATCTTCTGGGGCGGTTACGGCGGCTCGCTGGCCATCGTCGACCTGGACGCCCGGACGTCGATCGCCTACACCCCGAATCGCATGATCGGCGGCACGACGGGCGACTTCCGGGCCCTGGAGCTGGCGATGGAGTTCTGGAGTTAG
- a CDS encoding acyl-CoA dehydrogenase family protein, translating into MSELLVGDLYRFQDLLNAEEAAVVERVRAWLAAEVTPIANDHWSRAEFPYPLIKGYHDLGIAGREQSNLLSGWLALEMAHADASMATFYGVHSGLAMGSITTCGSPEQQERWLPAMTSFDQIGAFALTEPTGGSDVAAGLRTTARRDGDRWILNGEKRWIGNATFADLIVVWARDLEDNQVKGFVVGKDNPGFRATKIENKIALRIVQNADIVLTDCVVDEADRLQNANTFKDTAKILRQTRSGVAWEAVGVMLAAYEIALAYAKEREQFGRPIAKFQLVQDLLVRMLGNVTGSLGMVVRLAQLQDAGEFKDEHSALAKAYTTTRMREVVGWARELLAGNGIVLDYNIGRFVADAEALYSYEGTREINTMIVGRAVTGQSAFV; encoded by the coding sequence ATGTCGGAGCTGCTGGTGGGAGATCTGTACCGGTTCCAGGACCTGCTGAACGCCGAGGAGGCCGCCGTCGTCGAACGGGTCCGCGCCTGGCTGGCCGCCGAGGTGACGCCGATCGCGAACGATCACTGGTCGCGGGCCGAGTTCCCGTACCCGCTGATCAAGGGCTATCACGACCTGGGCATCGCGGGCCGCGAGCAGTCCAACCTGCTCTCCGGCTGGCTGGCCCTGGAGATGGCCCACGCGGACGCGTCGATGGCGACATTCTACGGCGTGCACTCGGGCCTGGCCATGGGCAGCATCACCACCTGCGGTTCGCCGGAGCAGCAGGAGCGCTGGCTGCCGGCCATGACGTCCTTCGACCAGATCGGCGCGTTCGCCCTGACCGAGCCCACCGGCGGCTCGGACGTCGCGGCCGGTCTCCGCACGACGGCCCGGCGCGACGGTGACCGGTGGATCCTGAACGGCGAGAAGCGGTGGATCGGCAACGCGACGTTCGCCGACCTGATCGTCGTCTGGGCCCGCGATCTCGAGGACAACCAGGTCAAGGGTTTTGTCGTCGGCAAGGACAACCCGGGCTTCCGCGCCACCAAGATCGAGAACAAGATCGCCCTGCGCATCGTCCAGAACGCCGACATCGTCCTGACCGACTGTGTCGTCGACGAGGCCGACCGCCTCCAGAACGCCAACACCTTCAAGGACACGGCCAAGATCCTGCGGCAGACCCGCAGCGGTGTGGCCTGGGAAGCGGTCGGGGTCATGCTCGCCGCCTACGAGATCGCCCTCGCGTACGCCAAGGAGCGCGAGCAGTTCGGTCGTCCCATCGCGAAGTTCCAGCTGGTCCAGGACCTGCTCGTGCGGATGCTCGGCAACGTGACCGGGTCACTGGGCATGGTGGTCCGCCTGGCCCAGCTGCAGGACGCGGGCGAGTTCAAGGACGAGCACTCGGCGCTGGCCAAGGCGTACACGACGACCCGCATGCGCGAGGTGGTCGGCTGGGCCCGCGAGCTGCTGGCCGGCAACGGCATCGTGCTGGACTACAACATCGGCCGCTTCGTCGCCGACGCCGAGGCCCTGTACTCCTACGAGGGCACCCGCGAGATCAACACGATGATCGTGGGCCGCGCGGTGACCGGCCAGAGCGCCTTCGTCTGA
- a CDS encoding glycine--tRNA ligase, whose amino-acid sequence MLTMQDALARLTAYWTDQGCLVVQPMNTEVGAGTWNPATFLRILGPEPWRVVYVEPSVRPDDSRYGENPNRLQTHTQLQVILKPDPGNPQELYLGSLTALGIDVAAHDVRFVEDNWASPALGAWGLGWEVWLDGLEITQFTYFQQAGGLNLEPPSVEITYGIERIIMALQGVTHFKDIEYAKGVSYGEVFGQAEYEMSRYYLDDADVATNRRLLELYAAEAQRMIDEGLPVPAHSYVLKCSQAFNVLDSRGAVSTADRAAEFGRMRRLAGDVARLWVARRDELGHPLGVVEPLPAAAAFETVVEGTAPRTLVFEIGTEEMPPSEARTARTQVQRELTERLAGTRLAHGDIRVHATPRRLIAVVDAVAAREEDHVRTVKGPKTTAPEKAIAGFARSQGVSVESLQTAEVNGVAHLVVEKHEAGRAAPAVLGDVLAKVAGSLRSAKNMRWNDPELAFTRPVRWLVALWGDEIVPVAVSALLAGRETRVLRTAAQPRVSVASAESFMETLAINGIVADADDRRELIVTGAQDLVWDSGKIDVAGESALIDQITYLVEQPTPLLGTFDERYLELPSAVLTTVMRKHQRYLPVRDADGALLPMFVTVANGLVDVELVRAGNEAVLRARYEDAAFFYRADRQLPLAAMRDKLSRLTFTDKLGSMADRAGRIAALAGALADGPSPTLERAAQLVKFDLGSQLVTEMTSLAGVMARDYALHAGETREVAQAVYEAELPRQTGDDLPVSLPGALLSLADRLDLVTGLAATVGLPTGSSDPFALRRAVLGLLAVHRAHPALSGISLTDALAAAAALQPVEVPGRVLVDTGEFLAKRLEQVLVEEGHPVDRVRAVLPHAGRPSFADLLLAQLGRLIADPRFLALAEAIQRSRRIVPDGTAASYDPSVLKEPAEVALHEAVVSVRGELDAATDLTHFTAVAGRITDPINTFFDDVFVMADDPAVRAARLGLLATIRDLGADLLDWPQLRL is encoded by the coding sequence ATGCTCACCATGCAGGATGCTCTCGCCCGGCTCACCGCGTACTGGACGGATCAGGGGTGCCTGGTCGTCCAGCCGATGAACACCGAGGTCGGCGCCGGGACCTGGAACCCGGCCACGTTCCTGCGCATCCTCGGTCCGGAGCCGTGGCGGGTCGTCTACGTGGAGCCCTCCGTGCGGCCCGACGACTCCCGGTACGGCGAGAACCCGAACCGCCTCCAGACCCACACCCAGCTGCAGGTCATCCTCAAGCCGGACCCGGGCAACCCGCAGGAGCTCTACCTCGGCAGCCTCACCGCCCTCGGCATCGACGTCGCCGCGCACGACGTCCGCTTCGTCGAGGACAACTGGGCCTCCCCCGCGCTCGGCGCCTGGGGCCTGGGCTGGGAGGTCTGGCTCGACGGCCTGGAGATCACCCAGTTCACCTACTTCCAGCAGGCCGGCGGTCTCAACCTCGAGCCGCCCTCGGTGGAGATCACCTACGGCATCGAGCGCATCATCATGGCCCTGCAGGGCGTGACCCACTTCAAGGACATCGAGTACGCCAAGGGTGTCAGCTACGGCGAGGTCTTCGGCCAGGCCGAGTACGAGATGTCCCGGTACTACCTCGACGACGCCGACGTGGCCACCAACCGCCGGCTGCTCGAGCTCTACGCCGCCGAGGCCCAGCGCATGATCGACGAGGGCCTCCCGGTGCCGGCCCACTCGTACGTGCTGAAGTGCTCGCAGGCGTTCAACGTCCTCGACTCCCGCGGTGCCGTCTCGACCGCCGACCGGGCCGCCGAGTTCGGCCGGATGCGCCGCCTCGCCGGTGACGTTGCCCGTCTCTGGGTCGCCCGCCGCGACGAGCTGGGGCACCCGCTCGGCGTGGTCGAGCCGCTGCCCGCCGCGGCCGCCTTCGAGACCGTCGTGGAGGGCACGGCCCCGCGCACCCTGGTCTTCGAGATCGGCACCGAGGAGATGCCGCCGAGCGAGGCCCGCACCGCCCGTACGCAGGTGCAGCGCGAGCTCACCGAGCGCCTCGCCGGGACGCGCCTCGCGCACGGCGACATCCGCGTGCACGCCACACCGCGTCGCCTGATCGCCGTTGTCGACGCGGTCGCCGCGCGCGAGGAAGACCACGTGCGTACGGTCAAGGGCCCCAAGACCACGGCGCCGGAGAAGGCGATCGCGGGCTTTGCGCGTTCCCAGGGTGTCTCGGTCGAGTCGTTGCAGACGGCCGAGGTCAACGGCGTGGCCCACCTGGTGGTGGAGAAGCACGAGGCGGGACGCGCCGCACCGGCCGTCCTGGGTGACGTGCTCGCGAAGGTCGCCGGCAGCCTGCGCTCGGCCAAGAACATGCGCTGGAACGATCCCGAGCTGGCGTTCACCCGTCCCGTCCGCTGGCTCGTCGCCCTGTGGGGTGACGAGATCGTGCCGGTGGCCGTGTCCGCGCTGCTCGCCGGGCGTGAGACCCGCGTGCTGCGCACCGCCGCGCAGCCCCGGGTGAGTGTGGCCTCCGCGGAGTCGTTCATGGAGACGCTGGCGATCAACGGCATCGTCGCCGACGCCGACGACCGCCGCGAGCTGATCGTCACCGGCGCCCAGGACCTGGTGTGGGACTCCGGCAAGATCGACGTCGCGGGCGAGAGCGCGCTGATCGACCAGATCACCTACCTGGTCGAGCAGCCCACGCCGCTGCTCGGCACCTTCGACGAGCGTTATCTCGAGCTGCCCTCGGCGGTGCTGACCACGGTGATGCGCAAGCACCAGCGGTACCTGCCGGTCCGCGACGCCGACGGTGCGCTGCTGCCGATGTTCGTGACGGTCGCCAACGGCCTGGTCGACGTCGAGCTGGTCCGCGCCGGCAACGAGGCGGTCCTGCGGGCCCGCTACGAGGACGCGGCGTTCTTCTACCGCGCCGACCGGCAGCTGCCGCTGGCCGCGATGCGCGACAAGCTGTCCCGGCTCACGTTCACCGACAAGCTGGGCTCGATGGCCGACCGGGCCGGCCGCATCGCCGCCCTGGCCGGCGCGCTGGCCGACGGCCCGTCGCCGACCCTGGAACGCGCCGCCCAGCTGGTCAAGTTCGACCTCGGCTCCCAGCTGGTGACCGAGATGACCAGCCTGGCCGGTGTCATGGCCCGCGACTACGCCCTCCATGCGGGCGAGACCCGGGAGGTGGCGCAGGCCGTCTACGAGGCCGAGCTTCCCCGCCAGACCGGCGACGACCTCCCGGTGTCGCTGCCGGGCGCGCTGCTGTCCCTGGCGGACCGCCTCGACCTGGTCACCGGTCTGGCCGCGACGGTCGGCCTGCCCACCGGCAGCAGCGACCCGTTCGCCCTGCGCCGCGCGGTGCTGGGCCTGCTCGCCGTCCACCGCGCCCACCCGGCCCTGTCCGGCATCAGCCTCACCGACGCCCTGGCCGCGGCGGCGGCGCTGCAGCCGGTCGAGGTGCCCGGTCGTGTCCTGGTCGACACCGGCGAGTTCCTGGCCAAGCGTCTCGAGCAGGTCCTGGTCGAGGAGGGGCACCCGGTCGACCGGGTCCGCGCGGTCCTGCCCCACGCGGGCCGTCCGTCGTTCGCCGATCTTCTCCTGGCCCAGCTCGGCCGGCTCATCGCGGACCCGAGGTTCCTGGCACTGGCCGAGGCGATCCAGCGCTCGCGCCGCATCGTCCCCGACGGCACGGCGGCGTCCTACGACCCGTCCGTCCTCAAGGAGCCGGCCGAGGTCGCCCTGCACGAGGCCGTGGTGTCGGTGCGCGGTGAGCTCGATGCCGCAACCGATCTCACGCACTTCACCGCGGTGGCGGGTCGCATCACCGATCCGATCAACACCTTCTTCGACGACGTCTTCGTGATGGCCGACGATCCGGCGGTCCGGGCGGCCCGCCTCGGCCTGCTCGCCACGATTCGCGACCTGGGCGCCGACCTGCTCGACTGGCCCCAGCTCCGCCTCTGA
- a CDS encoding AraC family transcriptional regulator: protein MSPVPSLILSIDRGESGPRDDFGTHVHPEPLLLWTWTATVLVTAAERDWLVPPGHGLWVPGDVEHSGAVLRGGAGSALVFDPATCPVAWPRPTGVSGGPLVQALITHLFETDPGDPDRVHAEALLFSRLTPLPPHDLHVTLPADPRIRVIAERLIADPADPRDLAAWADHTHAGLRTLSRLFQNETGLSFARWRTRVRVRAAIPLLAAGATVDSVARQVGYRKTSAFIAAFRRVTGQTPGTYLQA from the coding sequence ATGAGCCCGGTCCCGTCACTCATCCTGAGCATCGACCGGGGCGAGTCCGGGCCCCGGGACGACTTCGGGACCCATGTCCACCCCGAACCCCTGCTGTTGTGGACCTGGACCGCCACGGTGCTCGTGACCGCCGCGGAACGCGACTGGCTCGTACCGCCCGGGCATGGGCTGTGGGTGCCCGGCGACGTCGAGCACAGCGGAGCGGTGCTGCGCGGGGGCGCCGGATCCGCCCTCGTCTTCGACCCGGCGACCTGCCCGGTCGCCTGGCCGCGGCCCACCGGCGTCTCCGGCGGGCCGTTGGTGCAGGCGCTGATCACGCACCTGTTCGAGACCGATCCGGGCGATCCGGACCGGGTCCACGCCGAGGCGCTGCTGTTCAGCCGGCTCACACCCCTGCCACCGCACGACCTGCACGTCACCCTGCCGGCCGACCCCCGCATCAGGGTCATCGCCGAACGGCTCATTGCCGACCCGGCCGACCCCCGTGACCTCGCGGCCTGGGCCGATCACACCCACGCCGGTCTGCGGACGCTGAGCCGGCTCTTCCAGAACGAGACCGGACTCAGCTTCGCCCGCTGGCGCACCCGGGTCCGGGTGCGCGCCGCCATCCCGCTGCTGGCCGCGGGAGCGACCGTCGACTCGGTGGCCCGGCAGGTCGGCTACCGGAAGACGAGTGCCTTCATCGCCGCCTTCCGCCGCGTCACCGGTCAGACCCCCGGCACCTACCTCCAGGCCTGA
- a CDS encoding FAD-dependent monooxygenase: MIINENKGRILVSGASVAGLTAACWLDRFGFAVTVVERSAGLRPGGQALDIRGPALEVARRTGVLEDFRRRTTRLRGMSMVDDSGTEIHRSTERTLTGGRLDSEDLEVLRDDLVEILREACGPDVRFVFDDRITGLRQDEHGIDVDFRHAAPERFDVVIGADGAHSGTRRLVFGPEEPFLRYMGGYVAVMTIPNFLGLDHWQTFYLSENDSGAGLIGLDSSGTARAYLGFGSKEPVVYDHRDEDAQKQLLAERSAGLGWVVPQIIEHMKHDASGFHFDARIQVIMEHWTRGRVALVGDAGYAVSLTTGQGASMAMVGAYVLAGEIAAAAEDPATGIRRYEDKIRGYVLRNQAAARKLNDEDTLGPGDFTDFGTLVEDLPLHDYLPLGA; encoded by the coding sequence GTGATCATCAACGAGAACAAGGGCCGGATCCTGGTGTCCGGGGCGAGCGTGGCCGGTCTGACCGCGGCCTGCTGGCTCGACCGTTTCGGTTTTGCCGTGACCGTCGTCGAGCGATCAGCCGGTCTGCGCCCGGGCGGACAGGCCCTGGACATCCGCGGCCCGGCGCTCGAGGTGGCGCGCCGGACGGGCGTTCTGGAGGACTTCCGCCGCCGGACGACCCGGCTGCGGGGCATGTCGATGGTGGACGACTCCGGGACGGAGATCCACCGCTCGACGGAACGCACTCTCACCGGTGGCCGCCTGGACTCCGAGGACCTCGAGGTGCTGCGCGACGACCTGGTCGAGATCCTCCGCGAGGCGTGCGGGCCGGACGTGCGGTTCGTCTTCGACGACCGGATCACGGGCCTGCGGCAGGACGAGCACGGGATCGACGTCGACTTCCGCCACGCCGCACCGGAACGTTTCGACGTGGTGATCGGCGCCGACGGTGCGCACTCGGGCACCCGGCGGCTGGTGTTCGGTCCCGAGGAGCCCTTCCTGCGCTACATGGGCGGCTACGTCGCGGTCATGACCATTCCCAACTTCCTCGGCCTGGACCACTGGCAGACCTTCTACCTGAGTGAGAACGACTCCGGTGCCGGGCTGATCGGTCTGGACAGCAGCGGCACCGCCCGGGCCTACCTGGGTTTCGGGAGCAAGGAACCCGTCGTCTACGACCATCGCGACGAGGACGCCCAGAAGCAGCTGCTGGCCGAGCGGTCCGCCGGGCTGGGCTGGGTGGTCCCGCAGATCATCGAGCACATGAAACACGACGCCTCGGGGTTCCACTTCGACGCCCGCATCCAGGTGATCATGGAGCACTGGACGCGAGGGCGGGTCGCGCTGGTCGGCGATGCCGGTTATGCGGTGTCGCTGACCACCGGGCAGGGTGCGTCCATGGCGATGGTCGGCGCCTACGTCCTGGCCGGCGAGATCGCCGCCGCGGCCGAGGACCCGGCGACGGGCATCCGCCGCTACGAGGACAAGATCCGCGGGTACGTGCTGCGCAACCAGGCGGCCGCGCGGAAGCTCAACGACGAGGACACCCTCGGGCCCGGTGACTTCACCGACTTCGGGACCCTGGTCGAGGACCTGCCCCTGCACGACTATCTGCCGCTGGGAGCCTGA
- a CDS encoding siderophore-interacting protein, with translation MAGLAGRLADLASGAMLDDAQVTGCSRLSPAFVRVELSAEAFRKAAWVPGAKLQMRPRRGSLSLRTYTPISWDTARGTTELIAYTHGTGPAAQWFEEVAEGRTCEVFGPRRSIDLREATGPVLFIGDESSVALACALRTVGDDVTSVFEAQDPAGLTGVLSGLGITERVTVVAKSTDRGELLRRARDGAARTAYTLVVTGDAATVHAVRRDSRGWEHKPRQVRGKAYWAENRTGLD, from the coding sequence ATGGCCGGACTTGCCGGACGACTGGCCGACCTGGCCAGTGGGGCCATGCTGGACGATGCGCAGGTCACGGGGTGCAGCCGGCTCTCGCCCGCCTTCGTCCGGGTGGAGCTGTCGGCCGAGGCGTTCCGGAAGGCGGCCTGGGTGCCCGGGGCAAAACTGCAGATGCGGCCCCGGCGCGGCTCGCTCAGCCTGCGCACCTACACGCCGATCAGCTGGGACACCGCCCGCGGTACGACCGAGCTGATCGCATACACGCACGGGACCGGTCCGGCGGCGCAGTGGTTCGAGGAGGTGGCCGAGGGCCGGACGTGTGAGGTGTTCGGGCCGCGCCGCTCGATCGACCTGCGCGAGGCCACCGGCCCGGTGCTGTTCATCGGCGACGAGTCCAGCGTGGCGCTCGCCTGCGCGCTGCGGACCGTCGGCGACGACGTGACGTCCGTCTTCGAGGCGCAGGATCCGGCCGGGCTCACCGGTGTGCTCTCCGGGCTGGGCATCACCGAACGGGTCACGGTCGTCGCGAAGTCCACCGACCGTGGCGAGTTGCTGCGCCGGGCCCGCGACGGTGCAGCGCGGACGGCGTACACCTTGGTGGTCACCGGCGACGCGGCGACGGTGCACGCGGTCCGGCGTGACAGCCGGGGCTGGGAGCACAAACCCCGGCAGGTCAGGGGCAAGGCGTACTGGGCCGAGAACCGCACCGGCCTCGACTGA
- a CDS encoding glycerophosphodiester phosphodiesterase — translation MADRRQVLRFGALAAGVPAVLGAATPALATPQHEGHGRHDEDSLVVGHRGASGYRPEHTLASYELAARMGADFMEPDLVSTKDHVLVARHEPEIGGTTDVASRPEFAARKRTVVLDGVSVTGWFTHDFTLAELRTLRATERIPQVRQHNTLYNGLFQVPTFQEILDLRKKLSRELDREIGVFPETKHPTYFRRLGLDLETPLVRALRRNGLDRADAKVFVQSFEAKNLELLHDEYRLRAPMVFLTSAAGSPFDDTKTYADYLTPAGLRQLSRYVDGIGPEKNQIIPRNADGTLGTPTGLVADAHAADIKVMPYTFRAENQFLPVDYRVGTDPNAYGRAIDEQVTFLKTGLDGLFTDQPDIGVLARSVVFAKV, via the coding sequence GTGGCAGATCGCCGACAGGTGCTGCGCTTCGGCGCGCTGGCCGCCGGCGTACCGGCCGTGCTCGGGGCGGCGACGCCCGCCCTCGCGACACCGCAGCACGAGGGGCACGGAAGGCACGACGAGGACTCGCTCGTCGTGGGACACCGGGGCGCCTCCGGCTACCGGCCCGAGCACACGCTCGCGTCGTACGAGCTGGCCGCCCGGATGGGCGCCGACTTCATGGAGCCGGACCTGGTCTCGACCAAGGACCACGTCCTGGTGGCGCGGCACGAGCCGGAGATCGGCGGGACCACCGACGTCGCGTCGCGGCCGGAGTTCGCCGCGCGGAAGCGCACCGTCGTGCTCGACGGCGTGTCGGTGACCGGCTGGTTCACCCACGACTTCACGCTGGCCGAGCTCAGGACCCTGCGGGCCACCGAGCGCATCCCGCAGGTGCGCCAGCACAACACCCTCTACAACGGACTGTTCCAGGTTCCGACGTTCCAGGAGATCCTGGACCTGCGCAAGAAGCTGTCGCGGGAGCTCGACCGCGAGATCGGCGTCTTCCCGGAGACCAAGCACCCGACCTACTTCCGCCGCCTCGGCCTGGACCTGGAGACGCCGCTGGTCCGGGCGCTGCGCCGCAACGGCCTGGACCGGGCCGACGCCAAGGTCTTCGTGCAGTCGTTCGAGGCGAAGAACCTCGAGCTGCTGCACGACGAGTACCGCCTGCGGGCGCCGATGGTGTTCCTGACCAGCGCGGCCGGCAGCCCGTTCGACGACACGAAGACCTACGCGGACTACCTGACGCCGGCCGGGCTGCGACAGCTCTCCCGGTACGTCGACGGCATCGGGCCGGAGAAGAACCAGATCATCCCCCGTAACGCCGACGGCACCCTGGGCACGCCGACCGGCCTGGTCGCCGACGCCCACGCGGCCGATATCAAGGTCATGCCGTACACGTTCCGGGCCGAGAACCAGTTCCTGCCGGTCGACTACCGGGTCGGGACGGACCCCAACGCGTACGGGCGGGCCATCGACGAGCAGGTCACCTTCCTCAAGACCGGGCTCGACGGGCTGTTCACCGACCAGCCCGACATCGGCGTCCTGGCCCGCAGCGTCGTCTTCGCGAAGGTCTAA